A segment of the Methanobacterium petrolearium genome:
AAATTTAACAACCAATATTGAAAGGTCATATAACAATATATTTTAAAAAATTCCCATTGTTTTTTTCTTTAGATCTCGACCTATATCAAACCTAAATCTCGAGTAGTTAGTAAAAATTATTAACAGATAGATATTTCTGAATGGATTAAATTTATGAGGTATGATCAAACAAACATTTTTTTTAGACGTATACTGCTGAGTGTTATTATTCAATAGAAAAGAAGAAATTTGTTAAATAAAATTATGCTGTTGCTAAACCTAAACTAGCAGTTGTATTTGGTAAGTTGAGATCATTAGGAGCTTCTATTAAAATTGGCTTCTCAATGTTTTTTTGATGTACAGGTACAGTGAAAGTAAAGTCTACCAGAATAAAATCTTTATTTACCCCAATATTTCCTCTAAGCTTTTTAAGATTTTTAATTGAAAATTTATCTACACCGAGAATTTTGGATACGTCCAATATTTCAAAAGATACAATTTCTCCTTTTTTATCAAAATCTAATATGATATGATCATTAATCTCTATAGATTCCTTATACTCTATGTCACCACCTATAAACATGAATAAGGAATCATTAGGAGCATCATAATCTTTTAAAACCTTTAAATCGCTTACGTTTTTCATTTGCGTACCCTTCTATCCTTATTCTGTATATATGTAGTTATGACTTTTATATTTTTGTTTTGCTCAATACCAATCACTATAATAATATCATATTCTTTTATCTTAGGATGTTCATAAAACACTTTATATTTATTATTTTTCTTATGGTTATAACTTTGTTCTAACATCCCTTTAATTTCTAGATTTGTTAAACAATCAATGATCAGTTCTTTATCTAGAGATCTTTCTAATAATCTTTTTTTAGTATGATCAGTTATTATAATTTGATTTGCAGTAGTTTCTGATAAAATTTGCATTGCTTTTTGCTAAATTTATAGTACCACCACATTATTAGTTGAAATTTTAATAAAATGTAAAAAATACTTTATTCAAAATTATTATCTACTACATTTAAAGATTTGCTAATTGATTATAATCTTACTTTTGCTAATTGATTATAATCTTACTTCGTAATAGGCGCGTTTAACGAAGTAAATTTATTATAATTCTAATTGAATTTTAATAATAAAGCCATTACATATTACTAGAACATAACTATGGAAAAGATGAGTATTTTTATAAATTAGGGTAGATGTGAGGGTACTTTCATACTAAATTTTGAATTTTTAAGAATTTATAGAACTTATATTCTCTTAAAAAAAATATTTGAAATCGATTTGTAATTTTGAATTCTAAGCGGTTTAATGTAATACATTTATGGAAAAAAGGAAAAATAATTTTTTATTCTTCTAACCTCTAAAAAATAGATTATCCCCTATTCAATATTAATTTTCATTTGCATATTATGAGTGAGTACCCTGCCAATGTGCTTTATAAAACTTTCTATTTTCATCCAGTAGCAACTGATAACCCATAGTATGATCAATTGAAAATGGGGTTTCTAATGACTGATACTAGCATACTTCTTGCAATGGATGATTTTTCCCAGGCCAGTAAAATCAAAGAAATCCTATCTTCAGCGAATTTTAACACGATTTCTGTTTCTGAATTCGAAAAAAAAAATTGTTTATATCCTAAAGTTTATAATACCCATAATACTGAATTTAATTTTAACTATACTAACATTAATACTGTTGATCTTGTTTTAATGGATAAGTCATTCACAAAAAACCATTCGCTCCTGAATCAATTAAAAGAATTGCATAGGGAAACTTACATTCCCATTATTTATATTACTTCTAATTCAGATGAAACTCCTATTGGTAGTTTTGATTCTAATGTAATATACCTCAAGAAACCTTTTGAATCTCGAGAGCTTTTATTAACCCTGGAACTGGTTTCTATCAAGTACAAGATGGAAAATGCTCTTTATGAAAGCGAAGACAGGTATCGTCTACTAATTGAGAATGCTGATGATCCCATTGCCATCATCAACTACAATGGCGAGTTTATTATGGTAAATCCTAGTGCTGCCCGATTTTTTGGATGCAAAACAGAAAATTTCCAGGGAAAAACCATGTGGGATGTTTTCCCCAAAGAACACGCAGATTCCCAGATAGAAGACATAAGAAATGTTCTTGATAACAATGAAGGGCAGGTTTTTGAGGGGAAAACAATCATCAGAGGTAAAGAACATTATTTCCGTACAAATATCCAGCCCATGCCCATAAAAAATGGTGGAATGAAAATGGTGCAGCTTATTGCCCATGATGTAACCCCCTTAAAACAGACAGGAGAAGCCCTCCAAAAAAGTGAAGAAAAATTCCAAGAGGTTTTCAACAATGCCAATGATGGTGTCTCCCTACATAGCATTGAGGATGATGGTTTGCCTGGCAGATTTTATGAAGTGAATGATGTGGTGTGCAATAGGTTAGGTTACACCAGGGAAGAACTATTGGAAATGGGCCCTAAAGATGTTATAACTCAAGAAACATGGCAAAAAATGCCTAAATTAATGGAAAAACTAAATTCCAAGGGTAAAATAATTTTCGAAGCTGTACAGATCAGCAAGGACGGGAATGAGATAATAACCGAGATCACCAATCACCTTTTCAATTTTCAAGGGCAAAACATGATTACATCCATATCCAGGGATATTTCTGAGCGTAAAAAAGCTCAAACCAGGTTGTTACGTATTTTAGCAGGAATTGAATCTACAGAAGATGCCATAGGAATATTAAAACCCGATGGTTGTCATTTTTATCATAACCACTCTTTTAATGAACTATTTGGGTACTCAGTGGAGGAACTTAATGTACCATTAGGTCCGGTTAAGCTCTTCGTGGACAAGGATCTGGGAAATCATATTTTTCAGATAATAATGGATGGGGGAAGTTGGGACGGAGAATTGGAGATGATTAGTAAGTCTGGAAGAGTTTTTCCCGCTTTTATTAGAGCTAATGCTATTAAAAACAATGATGATCAGGTTATTGGTTTAATTGGGGTTTTGAATGATATCACAGAAAGAAAAAGAGTTGAATATGCTCTAAAAACTAGTGAAGAAAAGTTCAGGAACCTGGCTGAAACTGCAGTAGATGCCATTATAATCATTGACACCGATGAAAAGGTTGTATTTTGTAATCGTAGCCTGGAAAGAATCTTTGAGTATAGTGAAGAGGAAATATTGGGAGAATATTTTGATACTCTGATTCCTAAAAGCCATGTTGAAGATTTTCAATTGAAATTAGATTATCATCATCAGCATGATTCCGAGTCAGGAAATGTATTTGATTCCTTTGGTATGCGTAAAGATGGAAGTGAGTTTCCACTGGAGATGTCCTTAAACACATGGGAAACCGAGGGTGAAATATACACTACCTTCATTATTCGTGATATTACCCAAAGAAAATTAAATGAATTTAAAATGAAGATGCGAGAGGAAATATTCCAGTTAATGTCTGAGAACATCGATGAAGTTTTCTGGCTTATCGACCCTCTTACTGGGCAAATTCTCTACATGAGTCCATCATATCAGAAAATATGGGGTGATAGTATTGAAAATCTATATCAAAATCCCAGATCATGGATTGAGTCCATACACCCCCAAGATAAGGATGAATTCATTTCGTATATATTTGGAAAAAACGGAAGTTCACAGCACCGAGAGGGAATAGAATGTAGAGTTATTCGTCAGAATAACGATCAAATATTGATAAGGGTCAGAGCATTCCCTGTAATAAATCAGAATAAAGAGATATACCGCAGAATTGGCATAGCAACTGATATTACCGGTACAAAAAATATATAAAATAAATAAGAAAAAACAATAACTTGATGAGTTTTGTTACAATTAACTATCTTAGATTACCACATCGTTACATTCACACTGATTTAACTTTTTTTTTAATTATAGTAACCAGTATCCATCATCTCTACAATCATATGAGAAATTTATAATGCTTTTTGTGAAATTTATCACAATATGCAGTTTAAAAATATAATTGTTTGTGAATCAATTTAATAATTAGAGGTAACTATTCAGTTTCATAGACAACATTGCTCTGGACTTATACTGTGTTTCAAGCCATATCTTTAATTAATAACTGGATTTTTACCTTCACCGCCGAAATAACAAACCCCTGTCCTGATTAGGGATAATCCGCCGCCATTCCTCTTCAGGACACTCCTTATTTTAAGATTTCTCATTATTGAGTTTGTTTAATCTGGGATGATATTGGATTGCCTAAATTTTAAAATATCCAAATGATCTACTGTCTAAAATAATAATACAAATCTATTTTAATTAAAAATTACTCAGATTTTTTTAGATATAATTTTATTTAATTAAGATTAAAACATACATAAAAAAAAGTGATAACTATGATGTTTCCCGATGATAATCAGGAAATAGCAGACTTTGGTTTAATCTGCCCGGAATGTGGCACTGCAAATCCTGATAACACAGAATATTGCATATTCTGCGATAAAAATTTATCTGAAATCGTGTTATTTTTAGAAGATGATTCATTTGATTTAGAGATAACTAAAAACTGCTTAATAGAATACCGTAAAACATTCTGGGGTGACAGTAGAACTGGTAAGGTAATAAAATATCCTCTGAAGGAAATTAGCAATATTGAATTCGGATCACCCATCACCCGTTTAAAATTTGATTTTAATGGTAAAAGGCAGGTATTGCCCCTTAGGGAAGAGAATATGGAAAGTTTAAAAGCTCTACTTTCTAAAATCATAGATTGACATATTGTCTATGAAAAAGGGCGTGTTATATCTATTATAGATAATATTTATTAAAAGACAGTGCAATGTTAAAAAACAAGGGAAAATAATATTATGCTTAATAAATTAAAGTCGCATGGGCTTTCATTAATGATAATAGACGTAATTATTTTAAAATTGGGGTTTTTTAGATGAATAAAAAAATATTAATTTTAGCGTTAATTGGAATCTTTATTTTAGTGGTGGCCAGTTTCTCATTTTTACTTTTTACCTCTGAAACAAATTCCCGTGAAAGAATTAATATATTATTATTAGGCGCAGATGCTCGTACACCTCAAACACACGGATTTACCGATTCTATTGAGATTCTATCCATTGACAAAAACACTAAAGAAGTTTCCCTTCTTTCTATACCACGTGATACCCGGGTACAAATTGTGGGAAATGGTGTAAATAAAATTAACCATGCATATGCCTATGGAGATGTGAATACCACCATAAAGACTGTGGAGAATTTTTTGGATGTGAAGATTGATTATTACATACTGGTTGACTTTACTGATTTTAAAAAAATGGTGGATACCCTGGGTGGTATCACTATGAATGTAGAACCACATGTCTCTGCTGCAAGACCTGAATTACATGGAAAAACTGGAGAAAGTAGATTAACTGGTGCAGAAGCTTTAATTTATCTTCGTTTTAGGTCCGATAATGCTTCTGAGGGTGGACGAATGAAAAGACACCAGCAAGCAATAAAAGCTATTATCAATGAAGCATTAAAACCTTCTAACATACTGGAAGCTCCTACCATTTTTAATATGCTAAGAGAAAATGTGAAAACTGATATTCCTCCACTGGAAACAACGGTAATTGAGAAATTAATTACAGGTTTTGACATTGATAATGCTACAACCGGAGTTGTTACCGGAGAGTACACCCATATTAATGGAATAAATTATATGATTCCTGATATGAATAAGACTGAAGAAACAGTTATTAAATTGGGGCTAAGAAATTAATCCCATTGAAATGTACTTAAATACTAAAATAAAATTTCAATACATCAAATGAATGCAAAAGATTGATTAGATCTTTTCATGGGGACATATCAATGAGAGAAAAAAATATTTTTTTTTCCAAAACCAGAATCATAACCACAAACTTTATATAGGATTATAATACTAATAATCATTTGTGTGTGGACACTACACATCTAAACTTTCCAAGTAGAATCTTGGAACTAGATAACCCCAAAATGAGTCTATCACACATCAAACCCCTCTAGGTTTCAACCAGGATTTAACTCTATTTTTCGGTTGGAACTATACATGCTTCCAGAGAATTGAAGCCATTTTTTCCCCCTACAAACCCCCTTCTCTCTCTGGAAGCTGTATTAATATTTTCTGAATTAATCATATTATTTGGTGTGATTCATCTCCTTTTCTCATTTTCAACCTTTAATTTTAATTCAAAAATTAACGCCCATGCCTCCTCAACCTGGGGAGAAAAATTAGAGGATGACAGTTCAATAAACTTTTCTAAAGATTTGATTGCTCCTTCATAATCACCAAGGAAATTCTGAGCAGATCCTTTACCAGCCCAAGCTTGAGCATAATTCGGAT
Coding sequences within it:
- a CDS encoding DUF4258 domain-containing protein is translated as MQILSETTANQIIITDHTKKRLLERSLDKELIIDCLTNLEIKGMLEQSYNHKKNNKYKVFYEHPKIKEYDIIIVIGIEQNKNIKVITTYIQNKDRRVRK
- a CDS encoding LCP family protein, whose product is MNKKILILALIGIFILVVASFSFLLFTSETNSRERINILLLGADARTPQTHGFTDSIEILSIDKNTKEVSLLSIPRDTRVQIVGNGVNKINHAYAYGDVNTTIKTVENFLDVKIDYYILVDFTDFKKMVDTLGGITMNVEPHVSAARPELHGKTGESRLTGAEALIYLRFRSDNASEGGRMKRHQQAIKAIINEALKPSNILEAPTIFNMLRENVKTDIPPLETTVIEKLITGFDIDNATTGVVTGEYTHINGINYMIPDMNKTEETVIKLGLRN
- a CDS encoding PAS domain S-box protein, producing the protein MTDTSILLAMDDFSQASKIKEILSSANFNTISVSEFEKKNCLYPKVYNTHNTEFNFNYTNINTVDLVLMDKSFTKNHSLLNQLKELHRETYIPIIYITSNSDETPIGSFDSNVIYLKKPFESRELLLTLELVSIKYKMENALYESEDRYRLLIENADDPIAIINYNGEFIMVNPSAARFFGCKTENFQGKTMWDVFPKEHADSQIEDIRNVLDNNEGQVFEGKTIIRGKEHYFRTNIQPMPIKNGGMKMVQLIAHDVTPLKQTGEALQKSEEKFQEVFNNANDGVSLHSIEDDGLPGRFYEVNDVVCNRLGYTREELLEMGPKDVITQETWQKMPKLMEKLNSKGKIIFEAVQISKDGNEIITEITNHLFNFQGQNMITSISRDISERKKAQTRLLRILAGIESTEDAIGILKPDGCHFYHNHSFNELFGYSVEELNVPLGPVKLFVDKDLGNHIFQIIMDGGSWDGELEMISKSGRVFPAFIRANAIKNNDDQVIGLIGVLNDITERKRVEYALKTSEEKFRNLAETAVDAIIIIDTDEKVVFCNRSLERIFEYSEEEILGEYFDTLIPKSHVEDFQLKLDYHHQHDSESGNVFDSFGMRKDGSEFPLEMSLNTWETEGEIYTTFIIRDITQRKLNEFKMKMREEIFQLMSENIDEVFWLIDPLTGQILYMSPSYQKIWGDSIENLYQNPRSWIESIHPQDKDEFISYIFGKNGSSQHREGIECRVIRQNNDQILIRVRAFPVINQNKEIYRRIGIATDITGTKNI
- a CDS encoding DUF2283 domain-containing protein; protein product: MKNVSDLKVLKDYDAPNDSLFMFIGGDIEYKESIEINDHIILDFDKKGEIVSFEILDVSKILGVDKFSIKNLKKLRGNIGVNKDFILVDFTFTVPVHQKNIEKPILIEAPNDLNLPNTTASLGLATA